A DNA window from Capnocytophaga sp. ARDL2 contains the following coding sequences:
- the pheS gene encoding phenylalanine--tRNA ligase subunit alpha, whose protein sequence is MIDKIKQLLKEVENFQITNKETMESLRLKYLSKKGILTDLFAEFKNVPNDQKKSFGQAINTLKNLVENKIKDAQEQLDNQNSAYAIYGDLTRPGFAQNIGGRHPISLVKNQVIDIFSSIGFNVSEGPEIEDDWHNFEALNFPAHHPARDMQDTFFVQTNPEYLLRTHTSSVQVRYMENNQPPIRTISPGRVFRNEAISSRSHCIFHQVEGLYIDKDVSFADLKQTLLYFTKEMFGKSKIRLRPSYFPFTEPSAEVDVYWGLKTETDYRITKGTGWLEIMGCGMVDPNVLKASNINPEEYSGFAFGMGLERMAMLLYQIGDIRMYFENDVRFLEQFKSNF, encoded by the coding sequence ATGATAGATAAAATAAAACAATTACTCAAAGAAGTTGAAAATTTCCAAATTACAAACAAAGAGACAATGGAGTCTTTGCGTTTGAAATACTTATCAAAAAAAGGAATTTTGACCGATTTATTTGCCGAATTTAAAAATGTACCCAACGATCAAAAAAAATCGTTTGGACAGGCGATTAATACGCTGAAAAATTTGGTAGAAAACAAGATAAAAGACGCTCAAGAACAATTGGACAATCAAAACAGTGCCTATGCGATTTACGGAGATCTTACGCGTCCAGGTTTTGCACAAAACATTGGAGGAAGACACCCTATCTCATTGGTAAAAAATCAAGTAATTGACATCTTTTCTTCTATCGGATTTAATGTTTCGGAAGGTCCAGAGATTGAGGATGATTGGCACAATTTCGAGGCGTTGAACTTTCCTGCACACCATCCTGCAAGAGATATGCAAGATACTTTCTTTGTGCAGACCAATCCAGAGTATTTGTTGCGTACGCACACTTCGTCTGTGCAAGTGAGATACATGGAAAACAATCAACCGCCGATTCGTACGATTTCGCCAGGGAGAGTATTTAGAAACGAAGCGATTTCTTCGCGTTCGCACTGCATTTTCCACCAAGTAGAGGGATTGTATATCGACAAAGATGTATCGTTTGCCGATTTGAAACAGACCTTGTTGTACTTTACAAAAGAGATGTTTGGCAAATCAAAAATCCGTTTGCGTCCGTCGTATTTCCCATTTACTGAGCCGAGTGCTGAAGTAGATGTGTATTGGGGATTAAAAACCGAAACAGACTATCGCATTACCAAAGGTACAGGATGGCTCGAAATCATGGGATGTGGAATGGTTGACCCTAATGTATTGAAAGCATCAAATATCAACCCTGAGGAATATTCAGGATTTGCTTTTGGAATGGGATTGGAGCGTATGGCGATGCTGTTGTATCAAATCGGAGACATTCGTATGTATTTTGAAAACGACGTACGCTTTTTGGAGCAATTTAAATCTAACTTTTAA
- a CDS encoding polyprenyl synthetase family protein — MKYIDRYRDEIANFIENIQYKKNPDHLYEPIEYILNLGGKRIRSVLTLFSAEIFNTPSTKALYAAVAIEMFHNFSLIHDDIMDDAPLRRGNQTVHEKWNLNTGILSGDAMLILAYQYFENYPPAIFRELAQLFSKTALEVCEGQQWDIDFETRKDVSIEEYIQMIDYKTAVLVGAAFQMGAIVAETTKENKQKIYDFGRYLGIAFQLQDDYLDAFGDPLTFGKQIGGDILENKKTYLYLKALENANDNQKAELIKWFSTTELSKEKVDAVKQLFVETGVIADSENLIKEYTDKALDLLNQLDIAEDYKEELREFSLNLMNRTV, encoded by the coding sequence ATGAAATACATCGATCGATACAGAGACGAAATCGCAAATTTTATTGAAAACATTCAATACAAAAAAAATCCAGATCATTTATATGAACCAATCGAATACATTCTGAACCTTGGTGGAAAACGTATTCGATCAGTTTTAACATTGTTTTCGGCTGAAATTTTCAATACGCCTTCTACAAAGGCATTGTATGCTGCGGTGGCAATCGAAATGTTTCACAATTTTTCGTTGATTCACGACGATATTATGGACGACGCTCCATTGCGTAGAGGAAACCAAACCGTACATGAAAAATGGAACCTAAATACAGGAATTCTTTCGGGTGACGCTATGTTGATTTTGGCATACCAATATTTTGAAAACTATCCACCGGCAATTTTTAGAGAATTGGCACAGTTGTTTAGCAAAACCGCCTTGGAAGTATGCGAAGGGCAACAATGGGATATCGATTTCGAAACCCGAAAAGATGTGTCGATAGAGGAATATATCCAAATGATTGATTACAAGACGGCTGTGTTGGTGGGAGCGGCCTTTCAAATGGGTGCTATTGTTGCCGAAACTACCAAAGAAAACAAACAAAAAATCTATGATTTTGGGCGTTATTTAGGTATTGCCTTCCAGTTACAAGATGATTATTTGGATGCGTTTGGAGACCCATTGACTTTTGGAAAACAAATTGGTGGAGATATTTTAGAAAACAAAAAAACCTATTTGTATCTAAAAGCCTTGGAAAATGCCAATGACAATCAAAAAGCTGAATTGATAAAATGGTTTAGTACTACCGAACTTTCAAAAGAAAAAGTAGATGCAGTAAAACAATTGTTTGTAGAAACTGGGGTAATTGCAGATTCTGAAAACCTCATCAAAGAATATACAGACAAAGCTTTGGATTTGCTAAATCAATTAGATATTGCAGAGGATTATAAAGAAGAGTTACGAGAGTTTTCTCTCAATTTGATGAATCGTACGGTATAA
- a CDS encoding alpha-ketoglutarate decarboxylase produces MKKIITLALGIMFSTYAVAQEYETPQVSPVKSFFSDVQFGGDIGFGFGSNNRTSIIVAPKAVKPINQYVRAGLGVHYGYHSFGNHSKASIYGGSAIVIGNPIPQIQLMTELEQLRINSTVTNIYNVKSENNFWNTALFIGAGYNMGSVTMGIKYNVLHNSNSIYVNAWNPFLQVFF; encoded by the coding sequence ATGAAGAAAATAATCACATTAGCATTGGGAATAATGTTTAGCACCTATGCAGTAGCACAAGAATACGAAACACCGCAGGTTTCACCAGTAAAGTCGTTTTTTAGCGATGTGCAATTTGGAGGAGATATAGGTTTTGGTTTTGGAAGCAACAATCGTACATCGATTATTGTAGCACCAAAAGCGGTAAAACCCATCAATCAGTATGTAAGAGCTGGTTTGGGCGTACATTATGGTTACCATTCTTTTGGAAATCATTCAAAAGCATCGATATATGGAGGTTCGGCAATTGTCATAGGAAATCCAATACCACAGATCCAGCTTATGACAGAATTGGAACAATTGCGTATAAACAGTACCGTCACAAATATTTACAATGTAAAAAGCGAAAACAACTTCTGGAACACAGCCTTATTTATAGGAGCTGGGTATAATATGGGAAGCGTGACGATGGGTATCAAATACAATGTATTGCATAACAGCAATAGTATTTATGTAAATGCTTGGAATCCGTTTCTTCAAGTGTTTTTCTAA